A window from Erythrolamprus reginae isolate rEryReg1 chromosome 11, rEryReg1.hap1, whole genome shotgun sequence encodes these proteins:
- the LOC139173965 gene encoding transmembrane protein 229B-like, whose protein sequence is MGSPGEPLSTLGRWYLYALHGYLAEVLFTAAWEFAVARDWSFRGGSSAWAPFIYGTGGLMLERLSLRLKGHCPMAVRGALYTACIYLWELVTGALLRRWAACPWDYGHFTYNFHGLVTLEYCGFWFAGSLLLESLVIPNVLRLRLGGPGKRPQPHAAFAPKED, encoded by the coding sequence ATGGGGAGCCCGGGGGAGCCGCTGAGCACGCTGGGCCGCTGGTACCTGTATGCGCTGCATGGCTACCTGGCGGAGGTGCTGTTCACAGCGGCCTGGGAGTTCGCGGTGGCGCGGGACTGGAGCTTCCGCGGGGGCAGCAGCGCCTGGGCGCCCTTCATCTACGGCACCGGCGGGCTGATGCTGGAGCGGCTCTCGCTGCGCCTAAAGGGCCACTGCCCTATGGCCGTGCGCGGGGCGCTCTACACCGCCTGCATCTACCTGTGGGAGCTGGTCACGGGCGCGCTGCTTCGGCGCTGGGCCGCCTGCCCGTGGGACTACGGCCACTTCACCTACAACTTCCATGGGCTGGTCACGCTCGAGTACTGCGGCTTCTGGTTCGCTGGCTCCCTGCTGCTGGAGAGCCTGGTCATCCCCAATGTCCTGCGCCTCCGGCTGGGCGGCCCTGGGAAGCGCCCCCAGCCCCACGCAGCGTTTGCCCCCAAAGAGGACTGA
- the LOC139173966 gene encoding transmembrane protein 229B-like, translating to MEVAGPSLSPLCRAYIYAIHGYFGEVLFVVLILGEEWVFRGLLSAGSLLIYGTCGMAMEGIYWQLRGDCCLLTRCVLYTACIYLWQLGTGGLLRCLGVCPWDHSHLRYHFRGLVALEHCLLWFVGALLLERLVIAPTLRLRLAPPWKPQQRPLPKFELSRD from the coding sequence ATGGAGGTCGCCGGGCCATCGCTGAGCCCGCTCTGCCGGGCCTACATCTACGCCATCCACGGCTACTTCGGCGAGGTGCTCTTCGTGGTGCTGATCCTGGGCGAGGAGTGGGTCTTCCGGGGCCTCCTGAGCGCCGGCTCCCTGCTGATCTACGGCACCTGCGGGATGGCCATGGAGGGCATCTACTGGCAGCTACGGGGCGACTGCTGCCTGCTGACCCGCTGCGTCCTCTACACCGCCTGCATCTACCTCTGGCAGCTGGGCACCGGCGGCCTCCTGCGCTGCCTGGGCGTCTGCCCCTGGGACCACAGCCACCTGCGCTACCACTTCCGGGGCCTGGTCGCCCTGGAGCACTGCCTGCTCTGGTTCGTGGGCGCCCTGCTGCTCGAGAGGCTGGTCATCGCCCCCACCCTGCGCCTCCGCCTGGCGCCCCCCTGGAAGCCCCAGCAGCGCCCCCTCCCCAAGTTCGAGCTCAGCCGCGATTGA